The Myripristis murdjan chromosome 8, fMyrMur1.1, whole genome shotgun sequence genomic sequence aattcaaaatgctgtatTCTCTCCTTTATACaatacattcatatttttatttttggcagtaTGGCAATAACAGGATATATACAGCAACCTAATCCCTTCCTGcctctttttcccccttttgttCCATGTGTATATGCCAAAGTTGGCAGTAGCCCATGTAGCGCTGATTTGTGTGTATTGGTACAATGTACATTCTTAGTTTCGGTTGTATTTTATCTCAGCTGCAAAAATGTACATTACATTGTTCGGCTCCATTACCTAACAATGCAACagtactactactggtactatTTACTATTGATTGTCTAGATTGTTCTTCTCAGTGCGCATTACATTCTAGGATACCGATATAACCGTTTCTTCACCAAAAGGCCATCTtacaaaatactaaacaaaatGCACTGAGGTTGTATTCATAACCACTTGTTTAAAGATGCCTTGGGGTCATGAGTAATGTCAGCAAGAGAAAGTGCTGGTcacagatggagacagacacaAGACTTCCAGCTCAAAATGTTTATTCAGATTAAGTACCGAGCAGAAACATTTAGTCACAACCTCTTTGTTAAAACATAGAGACAAGAAGAGGCTTAGGTGATTAAGAGCAAAGCGCCATAAACTGATAAAAACATCCTCCACTCCATATGACGACATTTAAAAGAACAGAGACAGTGCCTGGACATTCACAGCAATTCCACATGACAACTACCATGCCAACTTTATCAGTTAAGCAAATCACCTAAAAAGCAATGATGCTCAGTGAATGAGTGGCTGAAGTCAGAGCTGGGGGCGGAGGTAAAGCCTGGGCATCCAGTCGATCTTTCCTCCGCAGGCAGATGCTTGCTGCCGGGCCAAGTTTAGCTCTTTCCCCCCAGGCTGTGCTTGTCAAACAGGTACTCAGCCATCTTGTTGGTTTGGGCATCCATGCGGGTCAGGTTGGTGACATAATCGCCAAGCTTCTTGATGGCCTCCACCTGCTCGTTCAGGTAGTGAGTCTCCAGGAAGTCACACAGCTGAGGACACAGACCAGAGAAAAGTTAGCAAAAGCAATGTAACAGTTTAGGTTTACACCAGCATGAGATTTGTTGTTTATCTGAACGTGTTACAAAAATTTGTTAgtttaaaaagataaaagtgAGCCATTTGATTTTGGTATTTGATTCTGAGTATTTGACTCCCTTTAAAAAGCTACTACATGCTGAATTTTGGGCGGCGTTCTTGTTTTGCCAACCCCACTAACAGCAATTGTGCTATTGGGACTATTCTGTACTTACATGAGGGTCGACGTGGGTGGAGGCCAACTTGTGCAGGTCCAGCAGAGCCTGGTTGACGttcttctccagctgcaggGCGCACTGCATGGCCTCAAGGCCGCTTCCCCACTCATCCCTATCTGGTTTCtacaaaatgaaacaacacaaattACACTGGGCTGAGCCTTGTTTTGCCCCCATTTTCTGGGACAATGTTATTTTAGAATGCTAATTTTATAAAGCTGCTTTCAAGGACATGACATTAAATTTAAACTGTGCAAATACTGAATACCCGCAAACGTCAAGGTATAGAACTTACAGAAACAAATTTTTGCTGGTGAGGTCAGCCATGACAGCTGGTTCTCCAGCCCATACTGACCTTGATGTCCTGCAGGAAGATGCGTCCTCCCCTGTTGTTCTGGAAGGCCAGCAGCTTCTCGGCATGCTCCCTCTCCTCGTGGCTGTTCTCCTTGAAGAAATGGGCAAAACCTGGGAGAGCCACATCGTCCCGGGAGAAGTAGAAGGCCTGAGAGACACGGAGGCAGAGAGGACAGGAAATAAACACAGTGATCAGGGAGAACATCACCCATTATTATTTGGGCTAAACAGGGCAGCACTGACACAAATGGTAGTTAAGACGCTCGGCagtggtcagaaaaaaaatgagtcatgACTTGGACCAGTCTAGTTGTGTTTTACACTTTGTAAAGCACTAGTGTTCATAGACTGAGGGAAAACAAGACGCCTAAGCATGACACAGCAGTTTTAGTCTGGGGTGTAACTTTTGCCGACTCCTTTTCTGGCAGCCGGCCAAGCAGCGATAAACTGGCGAGGCGTTTCTCCAAACAGCAGCTCCTGTTCAACTGCTACCGTTATTACATGTCAATAAATAtacgacaaaaacaaaatacacaaaattaaGAAGCGCTAGGAGGTGCTAACCTATTTAAACTCCTTTTCAAGCCCATTTCATCAACCGTTCCGCACGAGAAGTCTGACGGTTAAAGCAGCACGCGAGAGCCTGTGACAGTTGCACGTGTTATTTTTTgacatgattttaattttttgatttGTCTTACCATTGAAGTGTAGGTGTAGGAGGCAAACAGCTCCAGGTTGACCATCCGGTTGATGGCAGCCTCGCACTCGCGGTGGTAGTTCTGACGGATCTGGGACTCCATTTTGACTGGCGTTTGTTGAGTTTTCTTATCAAAAAACGGTACAAAAATAGAGTTTCTGGTCGGTTCTAGTCAGCAGTGttcaagtaaagaaaaaaaggctgagTTTGTCAAGTCTGTAGTGCAAAATAATTGAAGTAAAGGCGGGGGTAAAGGCAGAAGAAGTTCCGTTCAATCACTGTTGAAGCAAGAACCTCTGGGCGTCTCTTCCCTGCGGTGTGAAATGGCAGCTGGAGCTCGCGGTATTTATACACCAAGAAGCACCTGAAGAGAGACACTCGGCCGCACGCGAGATAACCAATCATGCCACAAGTTGAGCAGGAAATGGGCGGGCTGACTTGACCTCCCGGCCAATCAATGACCTCATGAGGCACATGACCAAAGGAGAATTGTGAAATGTGATATGAGGTCGTTGTTTAAGGGAAGACAAACATGACGTTGTATTTTCTTAGGACACACAACAATGATTAAGCAGGTTCCCACTTTGGCAAAGACAGCTCTATTGTTCAATATACATTATCTAGTGTGTAGGCTTATTTGTGGCTGAAATGATATGCTGTGAACTTGCTGTTGACCCCTTACAtcatgtgcattttttaatcAATTCAGTAAGCTATTTTGTCTGAGTTGTTCcattttttctcactttaaaGTATTTTCTCTGAAAGGGCCAACCAAAAAACGTGATTTCAGGCCTTTGTCCTGCTGAGTTTGTGTACTTTGATCAGGAGGCTTTGCACTAAAATAACCTAATGTGACTGTTGAAGGCATTTCACTGAATTTTGCCTCTTCTTTCCTTGTATTACCACGAACTGCTCCTTTATTACGCATATGTATCATGAACTAATTAGATAGAGTTGACTTTTGGCCTGCCACACCGTACAGCCACCATAAACTACCACATAAACTCTTTTTACCTCTTAAGTGCAATGCATGATCTCTGAGACCTCCTGATAAGACATTTCCAACCAGCGTGGTTTTTATGGTCTCCATTACACCATGCTGCTGAGAGCCTCAGTCTGAATGAGCTGTCTGACACTGTTACGTGGGTTTTGCTTCCAGTTacagctatgaaaaaaaaaaaaaaaacaaaaaaactcagtgtacccaataaagtagcctaatatttaTAGAAAACcatgaaactgcaaaaaatagTTAGCGGTTCagtccagtaaaaaaacaaaaaacaaaaggaatccAGTAAAGGAGTCCGATAAACATGCAAAGTAATTTATGAGGCAGCATGAGATAAGCCAAACATTTAAAGGGGTTTATCACTGTGGCCGTTACCTTCAATTCACAACAACCAGAGTACCTGTGACCATTTAATATGATCCAGGCTACCAGATCTTAATGGATGATGACCGAGTTACAACCATAAGTCAGTGTGGGTATTATCACAGGGTGTTTTGCAACACTGAATGCCTCAGCAGTGTTGCAAAACTACTAAGGGAATGAGGAAAGGCCTTGAAAGTTGATGTATAGTTGAAAACAGCAGGTTTCTTGACTGCTCTGCAGAGCTGCTAGAGATGATGGTTTGAATCCTGCTGATACTACCAGAAGATTTACTTCTACAGGGAACTATTTACATTCGACAGTAATAGCCTACTGGTAATACCTGTACATAATGAAAGCTTTTAAATGttgtaaagagagagacacacaatactaaataataatgatgatggtataatgttttattttttcttacctgttATGAGGGCTAGGTGAGGGGGTGgcgtcctgttttgtttgttgtgggtctgtaaagccctttgagaatGTAAGGCTGTGGGCTCTAAATGTagtttaacaaacaaaacaaacttgaacTTTAAACAGACACGGTACCTGTCAGACAGTGACTTCCCACTCACTTTGCCCTGCTAAAcctttcagctcagtgtgtcaAACCCACCTGTCAGTCTGAACGGGTGCTGAGCAATGCAGTAGAATCAGACAGGACACTTCCAGGTGTATGACGGTGTCCACTTGCAATGGTTGTTGCAGAATTATGATGAGGAGTGTTGTCAGGGAAAGTAAATGAGACAAGGTTACACCATAAAATGATGCAATGTCCtaatttgtacttttttccccccactgcaTCCTACTCACACTTGCTGCAACAGTCTCATTTCCCCCCAGCGATCATTAAAGTCATCTTTTCTAAATCACAATGATCCTTTCATGTCGTGAAACCATACCAGTTTTCTGGCATGTACTTTAAGACAAGTGCTTTTGTCCATAATGATGTTATTAATGGTTCTATAGCAGCCATGCAGAGCAGCCAAATGAGcaaatgttgctgttttgtaTGGGACTGTGAGTTCTGTCTTTTTAATTCTGTGGTGTTGACTGTCACTACTTGCAAccagaactttattttatgagAGATTTTTGTTCTGagcataattttaaaaaaaaaatttgctttGGGTACCAGTGCCTGGATTGTCTACTAGTTACATAATAATTGTAAAGTGTGAAAGAGATTTGTCAAATGGCCAAAGAAGGAATCTTACCTGTAGTGCACACTGTTGGTTATTTTGCAATGTCATGACAGACTTGTGTTTCACAATAATGAGTCATGTTGACCCGAGGGTCATTCTCCTAccaaagaaaacagaagaaaaagagggaggataTTGTTGAACTGCCAACATTGCACCTCTTATCCTGTCATTTGAGGACAAAACGCTTGAATTAGTTAATCTTCCAAAGTATGAATCCACTCCTGAGGCTGTTGGAGAGCCTGGCTAGTGGGCACAGACATAAGCAGGGTTACTCAGGAAATTCTCTTGGAATAACCTGTTTTTCATGATGAAGTATTAGCTGGTACAAGAGCTAAACATCCACAGGAACATTTGTCATTTGACAGTTAAATCTAGTAAAATCTAGAAAAATGCACGTTTCCCTTTCAGAATTATCTCGATATTTCTTGAGATATTGCCTCACAATTTTTCCTGCCCttaggtttttgttttgttttgtttttttcccgtAGTACTTTCATTCCAGAAATTTCTGGAAGCCCTCCCATGGCTGTTGGCTTCCGAAGTAGATGACCTTGCTCTCCCAGGAGAGGAAAGTAAAGCTTGTGATTGGCATTGGAAATTGTTAATGCTCAGCTGAGGGCTGTTCAGTTATACACAAGGTGTAAACATTAAACGTGATGGGGATATCATAATTTGTTATCTTTATAACTAATAACGTCTTTATAAAATGCTGTACACAACAAATAGGAATGCCAAGATGTAAGATTAGAAACAGGCAGTGTGAACGGTTTCACATCCACAACACCATCAGCATGGTTTGTTGATTGCAATTTTTTTGACAAGTGACCACTGatatatgcaaaataatatTATAGATCAGCACTGTTAGTACATCAGTGCGTTGAACCTCTTAAAgcaaactgaactttggtagagtgttgggctatatagttccctgggtgtgacaTCAGTCCACATGGTATTGAAACATCCTCATTGGTTGCTCTTTAAAAGTCATCATTTAAAAGATGTACAGGGTCCATTGGCAGCTGCATCCTCATCAATACCACAAGGGCATCGACAACCCTAcccctaaaataaataaataaataaataaataaaacttgaacATTCTCATATAACATGTACAAAAAAGCCAACAGTTCAACCATAACAGACTGAACAATAAGGGCCAGGTATCATTCCCATTTGATGTCTCATTCTCAGTGTTAGATATGAGTTCAAATGGATATACTGATGATCAGTACTCCATTTTTTGTGgaaattaaatgtcttttttttgttatttttctatttgaacTGGCACTTATATCCTGCAGGTATCATCTGTAGGAAGCTTTTACAGAGTAACCTTGCATCAGGAAGAAACCCCCTGATAGTGCTTtcacaaatatataatatatattatatttattatataattataattacacaaaaaatgggTGCTGGGACTTATTtatccactttgtttgcattcCCTTTCACATGAATTGAATCTAAAAAATTGTCCAACAAACCTGTGAAGGTACAAGCCCCCAGTCTGAGAACCAGTGCCTTACTCTACTAAACCACTGTAACCTACTGTGCTGTATTCTCTAAGTTCAACAAGACAAGGGGCAAGAAAAATGACTTGTGCATCTGGAAAAGCTTAAGGCAGCAGACTACGTGCAGGTCACATGAAGGTAATCCTGCACCTGC encodes the following:
- the LOC115364039 gene encoding ferritin, middle subunit produces the protein MESQIRQNYHRECEAAINRMVNLELFASYTYTSMAFYFSRDDVALPGFAHFFKENSHEEREHAEKLLAFQNNRGGRIFLQDIKKPDRDEWGSGLEAMQCALQLEKNVNQALLDLHKLASTHVDPHLCDFLETHYLNEQVEAIKKLGDYVTNLTRMDAQTNKMAEYLFDKHSLGGKS